The Neofelis nebulosa isolate mNeoNeb1 chromosome X, mNeoNeb1.pri, whole genome shotgun sequence genome has a segment encoding these proteins:
- the LOC131502422 gene encoding LOW QUALITY PROTEIN: uncharacterized protein LOC131502422 (The sequence of the model RefSeq protein was modified relative to this genomic sequence to represent the inferred CDS: deleted 2 bases in 1 codon; substituted 1 base at 1 genomic stop codon): MPEEHHPPPPGEADTVPRAGGGSSPGGSPPFTRQRAQREQSASAADSTILPLQATGPPDTEGNQPHHYWALATSDLYNWKAQNPKFSKKPAGLIDLLDSVLFTHQPTWDDCQQLLQVLFTTEERERILNGARKLVPGTDGNPTTNQAQIDASFPLTRPQWDFNTAEGKERLRVYRQTLMGGLRMAAIKPTNLAKVGNIQQGKDESPVAFLERIVEAFCTYTPMDPEAPESKAAVIMAFVNQSAKDIRRKLQKIDRLGEKSLQDLLVVAEKVYNNQEPPEDKQGRAMAAASSKQTRDPARILLATTADFPEERDRRLRQLADDARKGKGTTKGGKQRLQKDQCAYCKEIGHWARDCPKRAGGKGSKTDQVKVLELDELSDXGSRGSDPLPEPRVTLKVEGTPVDFLVDTGAQHSVLCTSQGKLASKKSWVQGATGMSQYSWTTRRTVDLGTGRVSHSFMVIPECPYPLLGWDLLTKIGAQITFRQGGPQVTWQGPPIQVLTMKLEDEYLLHQEALPREDNIDRWLQEFPSVWAETGGMGLAAHRTPVLVELKPGESPVRIKQYPMSQEAQKGIQPHIRRLRSLGVLVPCQSAWNTPLLPVKKPHTNDYRPVQDLQEVNKRVADIHPTVPNPYTLLSSLAPSRVWYTVLDLKDAFFSLLLAPQSQPLFAFEWHDPEEGYSGQLTWTRLPQGFKNSPTIFDEALHEDLVFTDTFSGWVEAYPAKHGTAQTVAKKLLEDILPRYGFPAMVGSDNGPAFISQVTQAVAKAVGANWKLHCAYRPQSSGQVERMNKTLKETLTKLTMETGGDWVTLLPYALYRVRNTPYTLGFTPYEIMFGRPPPVIPSLRAELIAEFKDQELFLSLSGLQRAHEDIWPHLRAIYEAGPIPTPHQYRPGDWVYVKRHHRETLEPRWKGPYIVVLTTPTTVKVDGVATWVHTHAQPADPSSIRKDVVTRWAISRDQHNPLKLKLQRIRPT, from the exons atgccggaagaacaccatcctccccctccggggGAGGCAGACACTGTTCCGAGAGCGGGAGGCGGAAGCTCTCCAGGGGGAAGcccgccctttaccagacaaagggctcagagggagcaatccgCCTCCGCCGCCgactccactattctgcccctgcaagccaccggacccccagacacggaggggaatcagccccatcactattggGCTTTggccactagtgacctctacaattggaaagctcagaatcctaagttttccaAGAAACCGGCAGgacttattgatttattagactctgttctttttacccatcagcccacgtgggacgattgccagcagcttttgcaggtcctgttcaccactgaagaaagagaaagaatcctcaatggggcccgaaaactagttccgggcacagacgggaatcccaccaccaaccaggctcagatagatgcctccttccccttaactcggccccagtgggatttcaacacggcagaaggtaaggagaggctccgggtctaccgccagactctaatggggggtctccgaatggctgctataaagccaaccaatttggccaaggtaggaaatatacaacagggaaaagatgaatctccggTTGCCTTTTTAGAACGGATCGTGGAGGCATTCTgtacctatacccccatggatccagaggctccggaaagcaaggcagctgttatcatggcctttgtaaaccaatcggccaaagacattaggagaaaattacagaaaatagatagactaggagaaaaaagtcttcaggacttactggtggtagccgaaaaggtatataataaccaggagcctcctgaggacaagcagggtcgcgccatggcggctgccagcagtaagcagactcgagacccggccagaatactactagctaccactgctgacttccCTGAGGAACGAGACCGCCGTCTCCGGCAGCTGGCAGACGacgcaagaaaaggtaaaggaaccaccaagggggggaagcagaggctgcagaaggatcagtgtgcatactgcaaggagatagggcattgggcccgagattgtccaaaaagggccggcgggaagggaagcaagactgatcaagtaaaagtcctagagctagatgaactaagtgattaggggagtcggggttcggaccctctcccagaacccagggtaactcttaaagtggaggggacccctgttgacttccttgtcgacaccggagcacaacattcggtcctcTGCACCtcacaaggaaaactagccagcaagaagtcctgggtacaaggggcaactggtatgagccagtattcatggactacccgaagaacagtagatttgggaacgggccgggtatcccactcctttatggtaataccagaatgcccctacccgctgttaggatgggacttactgaccaagattggagctcagataactttcagacaaggggggcctcaggtcacc tggcaagggccacccatccaggtcctgaccatgaaactggaggatgaatacctcctccaccaggaggcactcccgagagaggataatatagacagatggctacaagaattcccctcggtttgggcagagacaggggggatGGGACTAGCTGCTCATAGGACCCcagtcctggtagagctcaagccaggagagagtccggtaaggatcaaacaataccccatgtctcaggaggcccagaaggggatccagccacacatccggagactacgaagcctaggggtactagttccttgccagtctgcctggaacacccccttactgccggtcaaaaagcctcatacaaatgactaccgaccggtacaagacctccaggaagtaaataagagggtcgcggacatacacccaactgttcccaacccatatactctcttgagctccttggcgccctccagggtctggtatactgtactagatttaaaggacgccttcttcagtctgctgttggcaccccagagccaacccttgttcgcctttgagtggcatgatccggaggagggctacagtgggcaactcacctggacacggctacctcagggattcaaaaattcacccaccatcttcgacgaggcactacacgaggacctggtatttacagacaccttctctggctgggtggaggcatacccagCCAAGCATGGAACggctcagacggtggctaagaagctactagaagacatcttacccaggtatggttttcctgccatggtaggatcagacaatggaccagcttttatctcgcaggtaacacaggcagtagccaaggcggtgggggcaaactggaaattacattgtgcttataggccccagagctcaggacaggtagaaagaatgaataaaaccctaaaagagacccttaccaaattaaccatggagactggcggggactgggtgactctcctaccgtatgccctttaccgggttagaaacactccttacactctgggttttactccctacgagatcatgtttggcaggccaccccctgttATTCCCAGCCTTCGAGCTGAacttattgctgagtttaaagatcaagaactttttctttccttgagcgGGCTCCAGAGGGCGCACGAGGACATTTGGCCGCACCTCCGTGCCATCTACGAGGCTGGCCCAATCccgacacctcatcagtacaggccggGAGACTGGGTCTACGTCAAGAGGCACCACCGAGAGACTCTCGAGCCgcgctggaagggaccctacatcgtgGTGTT